cagacaaGTGCTGTTGAAAACAAACTCGCACCAATAAAGAAAAACGAATGGGAAAATTGGTGCTTTTGAGTGATTCGCCCTGAGCCAACTTTtgagtttgacatttgaatataTGCATGAACAtgagtttgacatttgaatataTGCATGAACAACAtgagtttgacatttgaatataTGCATGAACAACAtgagtttgacatttgaatataTGCATGAACATCATCACAGGATCACAATGTATTCTCCACGCCTTAGCCATTTCCCCAGTCCTTCCCTCCAGGGCTCCCCTCCTGACGACGACCCTCCCCCACTATTAAGTGTACAGTCCCTAAGCTAAATCACCAAGTCTGCGATCTTTGACCCCGCTTCCTGCCAGCTTTCCTGAACGACGTGGCAGGAATTAGATGTGGACGGTTCAGCTCTTCTCTAAACGGACTTAAAACAAATTCCGTTTTCCGAATCCTTCTCCTAGAAGACATAACACTGCTCTCGGTTTCtatatcatttaaagaaaatcTTATATAGATTCTAAGGTACAAATCGACCTTTtccactagtctctaccagaccccCGCGGGCCCCGCCTGGCTGAATAGGAGACTATATGGCCTAGTATATATAATAGGAATAAAAGCCTGGGAGTGTTGGCCGGCAAACTAAAACTCCTCGGCCATCTATATCCTCTGGCGTGTTTGCTGTCTTATTTGGCCGATTTCTACTATATTTTCAGTggcatgtggagcctggtagaggctacttttTCACGTATGACTTGCAGGCGCGCACAACGACCCCCCTCCCATATCCAGCCCcgaacctaatctccaagcagatcttgctgtggcaaatNNNNNNNNNNNNNNNNNNNNNNNNNNNNNNNNNNNNNNNNNNNNNNNNNNNNNNNNNNNNNNNNNNNNNNNNNNNNNNNNNNNNNNNNNNNNNNNNNNNNNNNNNNNNNNNNNNNNNNNNNNNNNNNNNNNNNNNNNNNNNNNNNNNNNNNNNNNNNNNNNNNNNNNNNNNNNNNNNNNNNNNNNNNNNNNNNNNNNNNNNNNNNNNNNNNNNNNNNNNNNNNNNNNNNNNNNNNNNNNNNNNNNNNNNNNNNNNNNNNNNNNNNNNNNNNNNNNNNNNNNNNNNNNNNNNNNNNNNNNNNNNNNNNNNNNNNNNNNNNNNNNNNNNNNNNNNNNNNNNNNNNNNNNNNNNNNNNNNNNNNNNNNNNNNNNNNNNNNNNNNNNNNNNNNNNNNNNNNNNNNNNNNNNNNNNNNNNNNNNNNNNNNNNNNNNNNNNNNNNNNNNNNNNNNNNNNNNNNNNNNNNNNNNNNNNNNNNNNNNNNNNNNNNNNNNNNNNNNNNNNNNNNNNNNNNNNNNNNNNNNNNNNNNNNNNNNNNNNNNNNNNNNNNNNNNNNcatttgccacagcaagatctgcttggagattaccccgAACCCACCACACCTCTAATTTCTAATCTACCACGGAAAAAATCAGCAAACGAAAAGAGTTAACGACAATAAATGGTCTTACCTGTAACTGTATAGTGGTTAGTGATATTCTCGGTTTCTggaatcaaggacgttacatcaacgttacatataacgtccttgctggaATTCAGTAAAATTCGCGTCGGTCTTCGAGATGATAGAAGAATGACGTAAACAACAGGAGGATGCGCCAGCTCGCAGAAAGCAGGggcaaaggtgaaaggtcaagtACCTGATACAAACTTCAGACTGGGTCAAACTACATATCGCCGATAAACGCTTTACTCCTTGCTGTTTTGAGCCTATTAGTAAATGTGTCCTTCAATGTCGAGGGAGTTAAAGACGCTGAGACTCACACTTCTAATATTGTGATAACGTTTCTAATGCGCCTAAGGCCAACCCTTAGGACAGGAAGATTAAAATCGTTGATCTAGAGGATGGTGGTGTTTAAGTCTAGATTAAAAAAGCCAGGTCGTCATATGAAACCAATCCTAGAATTCAAATCAAATCTGATGGAGACgtttaaagaagaaataaaaaacacacactaaaatgttttgtaaatgtTCATTTATTGTGTTCACATATAAATGGATTCGTTGATCCATAAAGGAATATGCATATTGTCGTATTATTGATATTTGTTCACTGTTCCATTTTGATTACTAGAATTATCATTTAATTAAGTATAGTGTATTTCCAGGGGTAACCAGCAGGGGTAAGTATGTCTACCCTCTATGTTATCATAGATAAtctaagtaaataaacaaataaattttgattttgaagcaatcattttgacattttttttttcaatttttcaatttgactgtacatgtatatagagaaatgcagctgtTTTCTTAGTCTCACTGACATTTTAACGGGTTTTGAGTGGGTAGTTTTACTGGTAAACCCATGGatcactttcttttttttttcacttgcaagttttactgtttattgttttgtcatttgtggGGACTGTGGGGTTTTTCACTTTTGTGTTTAGCCATATGttgttttaaaagattttttctCAAAGCAGAAaagttgcactggtcacacttttaaggtttctcaccggtgtgttttgtccTATGTTTGAATAGGACACGACTGTTAACAGCTCTGTATCAACagtcctcacacatgtagggtctcTAACcagtgttttgttttgatgtgttggtctaaagttcctttccgtgcagcagaatagtcacactggtcacacttgaagggtttctcaccggtatgtgttctcatatgtcgggacaaGTTAGCATTATGACCTGTCCTATAACCGCACTCAGTACACATGTAAGctttttcaccggtgtgttttgtttttacgtGTATGTTTAAATTACCTTtttgtgcagtagaatagtcacaacggtcacatttgaagggttttacgcctgtgtgtgttctcatgtgttgagATAAGTTATACCTAATAGccgtcctgaacccacactcatcacacatgtagggtttctcaccggtgtgttttaccaTGATGTGTGTGTCTAAAGTTCCTTTTTTTgtggcagaatagtcacactggtcacacttgtagggtctctcaccggtgtggtTTACCATGATGTGTTGGTCTAAAGTTCCTTTTTGtgcggcagaatagtcacactggtcacacttatagggtctCTCGCCAGTGTGTTTCACCATGATGTGTTGGTCCAAAGGGTATTTTTGtgcggcagaatagtcacacaggtcacatttgtagggtttctcaccggtatgtgttctcatatgtcgggagaATGAAGAACTATGAGATGTCCTATAACCgcactcatcacacatgtaAGCTctttcaccggtgtgttttgtcttAATGTGTTCActtaaatggcatttttgtgcagtagaatagtcacaatggtcacatttgaagggttttacgcctgtgtgtgttctcatgtgttgagATAAGTTATACCTAATAGCCGTCCTGAACCCGCActcttcacacatgtagggtttctcaccggtgtgttttgccatGATGTGTGTGTCTACAGTGCCTTTTTTTgtggcagaatagtcacactggtcacacttgtagggtctctcaccggtgtggtTTACCATGATGTGTTGGTCTAAAGTTCCTTTTTGtgcggcagaatagtcacactggtcacacttatagggtctctcgccagtgtgtttaACCATAATGTGTTGGTCCAAAGGGCATTTTTGTGCGGCAGAATAGTTAcacaggtcacatttgtagggtttctcaccggtatgtgttctcatatgtcgggagaATGAAGAACTATGAGATGTCCTATAACCGCACTCAGTACACATGTAAGctttttcaccggtgtgttttgtcttCATGTGTTCActtaaatggcatttttgtgcagtagaatagtcacaacggtcacatttgaagggttttacgcctgtgtgtgttctcatgtgttgagATAAGCTATACCTATTagatgtcctgtacccgcactcatcacacatgtagggtttctcaccggtgtgttttctccTATGTTTGAAGAGGGTACGACTGTTAACAGCTCTGTATCCACagtcctcacacatgtagggtctctcaccggtgtgttttaccaTGATGTGTTCATCTAAATGGCATTTCcgtgttgcagaatagtcacactggtcacacttgtagggtctctcGCCGGTatgcgttctcatatgtcgggctAATGCACTACTATAAGCGGCCCTGTAAccacactcatcacacatgtaagctttttcaccagtgtgttttgttttcacgTGTTCCTTTAAATGtcttttctgtgcagcagaatagtcacagcGGTCACATTTGAAGGGCTTTACGCCTGTATCCGTATGGTTCTTCATGTGTCGAGATAAGTGAGACCTGACAgcagtcctgtatccgcactccccacacatgaagggcttCTCCCCGGTGTGTTTTAGCATGACATGTTTTTCTAAATGACCTTTCTGAGTTGCaaaatagtcacactggtcgcatttGTGATTTTTGTCTCCAACATGCTTTTTCATATGTTCAAACATGACATCCCTTTGCTCTGCTCTGTAACCACACTTCCAGCAGATGTAGGTGTGTTTTGCCACATGAATTTCCACCTGTACTGTATGGCTCTGTACAGGTTCCTGTGGCAAGACTTCGTCAGACCCTGAACAGTTTACACCGCTTGTTTCGTCGATTGGAACATCCTTTTCTTCGTCCTGCTGCCATGgcgtgtctgttgtctgctccccCATGTTATCTGTTTCCATCTGTCCAGTACGGACCTGTTCATGTAGATGTGATGAGACTACCTCCGGATCGTCAGGCTGGGTACAGTTTACCCCGGAAGTTTCCTCGCTTAGAACGTCCTGCTGCCGTCCTGTTTCTGTTCTCTGCTCCCCCATGTTGTCCATCCCCACCTGTCCTGTAcagacctgtacatgtagatttgaaGAGACTCCCTCCTCGGGTTGGGTACAGTTTACCCCGCACGTTTCCTCACTTAAAACATCCTGCTGCCATCTCGTGTCTGTTGTATCCTCCTCTTTGACCTCCATCACTGAAAGGGAGGTAAGAAAAATATCTTCATTTAGTGTTGAGGCTTATCTATGTCGTTTAGGAAAAACGGAGGATATTACGCACAATTTAAATCCTCTACTAGGCCCCAAAGGTTTCTGGAAGAAGTAGAATTGTCCAACTAGACAGCACACCAGAGGAGCCAGCCAAAAGCTACAGCTGGCAATGAAGGACGCCAGAGAATTTCGCCAAATAATTTATGCACATATCGACAACGGAAGctttttatttgtacattttacttCAAGGCTACAGATCCCAACCAACAAGTAAATGCCTTACCTGTGAGTTTTAAGTAGTTAACGATCTCCAAGACTCATGGATTTACGTAAAATAGCCTTAGTTCTTCGGAGACGACACCAAAGACTAAACGTCGATGTAAACCAAAAATATGGTGGGACCAAGCGAGCTCACCAACAGGGCAACGGTGAGAGGTCAAACACCTGATACTTACCTTCGGACAAACTAGAGATCGCCGCCTAACGTTTGACAATCGTGGGTTCGAGTCCAGCAAAGGTAGTATAAGTAatagatggcagacttcacatTTTAATCACCCTTTCTCTCCCTTCTATCACAGTCTAACCCAGGAGAACAGCGACTTACATAAGGATTTTAACGTACAAGCAAGCGAATACAAATGAATTATACCATTATGCATAAGAGTAATACATTAACGTGTTGAGTTCAACATATCATTTACCGTACTCTAAGTTCTCTATGGctgtgatatttatatttcagccataccataggtatggtgaaatatattgtattcgtaatgtttctttctttctttctttctttctttctttctttctttctttctttctttctttctttctttctttctttctttctttctttctttctttctttctttctttctttctttctttctcctgtcaaatcttcagaacacggtatctcccttgttcctcaactgaatgacttgaaatttggcacaagggtagagtgggccaataccctcggacgttttttcattttttcgatatctgtctcttaaatgattttattaaggttttttggtcatcttaagaccaaaactgtatatttgggccccctgtaccctggtattataaccgaatgagctgaaatttggtacagatgtgccttgataagtcccccatatagattcaatatcagttttggtgtacagtataacgaaatacttgtttttgcgatttttttgtcatttttttaccaaaaaaggacacttttggatcctgtaccttggttttagaaccggatgacctgaaatttggtataggagtgccctatatatatgcgcacatggattcaataacacttgaggcatacggtacaataaaatgctcaattttgcgattatttggccattttatgaccaaaaattacacttttggctcttgtgctctggttttaaaaccaaatgacctaaattttggtaaaagggtgcactagatatttattcaaatgacacatgtataatttttgtcatagactacgtcaaaatgatatatttggggatttttttgtcattttccaatagccagaggggtcaatgaccttaaggtcgttgacccccagctgcagattgcacctactggcatatatgtctatttaatctaattagataggtaaccaatcacttagcctgaatctatatcctaaagagggggggtggcagccaatcagcgagcccggtgttatctggaagagtccattcttacactaaggggttcatttttttttaaattcatcattggactggtgaagtctttcagtggatgcatttttggacaggtctattttgaaattttacagaatgtgtgctggaagagtctattctcgcacggaggggggatttttcaaaattcatattttggactttggtgacttctagtttgtcagagtctttcagtagggttatttttggactggtctaatttgcaattttacatgggtgttctggaagagtccattcttgcacagagggggctttttttaaaatccattttttggacttcagtgattatgtcaaagtcctattttagcggatgtatttttggactgctctactttacatggaagagtccattttttgcacacggaagggggattttttcaaattcagttttgaacgggtgatgattcaaaattcaattttagtggaagtgtttttagactggtctatcatacctttttatgcactgggaccttttttgctaaattcaattttagatttggtttcttattcaaaaggccaaggtttcagtgggagtatttctggactggtctattgtgcaaattcacatagggtgcactggagtccattcttgaacgggggaattttgtaagactcatttttgggttaaaccgtcattagtaaaagtgatttttcaaatgggtgattttgaaatagcctattgttgcatggggagggagatggctgaaatatgctgtatttgctctcaagcaaatgtcggcctttctagttgattTGATAGCGATTTTAAAGCAGTGAACTGAAACCTTAGATCGCCAGACAGGGGTTTGGGTTGAAGAATTGAGCAACGTTTTGTTATTTTAACATAGAATTATCATTAGCATTAGTACCAAACTTGACGTTCTGTATCATTAGCATTAGCACTAAACTAACGTCAGATAATAAACAAAACACTCTTGTGGATTtcaataattatatttcagccataccataggtatggtgaaatatattgtattcgtaatgtttctttctttctttctttctcctgtcaaattttcaaagcgattcatctccgccgtttctggaccaaatgacttgaaacttagcacaagggtagagtgggccaatacccaaatgtgttttttaaatttttttcatatctgctccttaaatgattttattgaggttttattgcaacttttggaccaaaactgtatattttggccccctgtaccatggtattacatccaaatgacctgaaatttggcacagaggtgctctagatacttattcaaaggatccatgtataatatgtggtataaatcacttcaaaatggctccttaaggaggtttttgtgggagagtttaggataggtaaggttggagtgccgaggtcaacgacctctaggtcattctggtgtgtcagggccacaggtgtgccaggtagatccaattatctacctacctacctagtccatagacatccaggtggttggtggacaaggtaaatccaattaatcgccagccaatgagcgagcttattttgctggaagagtccattgttggacagggggtgtattttaaaatttacttttagactttggtaataatgccaatgttttttttagcgaaagtgttttcgcactgatccacttgacataagactactactgggacagtccatttttgcacataggggggatttaaaaaaatcagttttggacatgggtgatgattccgaattccatttgttaaatggaagtttacccccacctgaagacatgcggaggatttggcagccaatcagcaagccttgtgttatctggaagagcccattcatgcacgggggacttttttaaaattcagttttggactgggttgcttcttatacaaaaggccatgtactgtgagtatttctggacttgtctattgtgcaatttcaaacatggtgagctgggagattccattcttcgacgaagggggtattttttttaaattcattttgtggactttgctgactattttagctgatatatttttggatcgctccactttacataggggtataacaggaagagtcgattcttgcacagaggggggatttttttcaaatatggttttggacggctgatgattccaaattccatttcttagcggaagtgtttttggagtcgtctatttttttgagtccattcttgaaggggtttttgtaagattcatttttgctcataagtgtgattagtagttagaagtcattttaagcagaagtgttccatttttgcacatgagtgattttggaacagtctattgttacatgaggagggagatggctgaaatatgctgtatttgctctcaagcaaatgtcggcctttctagtttacaaGCAGCAGTagacagagagaaaaaaatgcaacaaagcCATCGGGTCATTTTCAGGTAACTTTATTCCCTGATAGCTATACAAAATTATATTGcatataaaatgttttaaaaccagttgcagttggaagaaattTAAAGCCTTAAATCCTTTACCTTGAAAATCGATGCAAAAGTTAAAACAGACGTACGCACGTTAAAATGCCAACATTCTGttctgtaaatgtacatgtaccatacataCATTGTTATACCATAAATGTAATGCCATAAATAAGTGCTTCAACATTAGAAAGTTTGTCAAAGACGACTCAAATTGTTTTACCTTTTATATTGACAATTTtaagatgtaaatgttttattcaatgtATCACATGTAACTTGATAAATAAAATGACATTTGCAATACATATTGATAGTATTGGTTATCATGAAGAAAACATCgctataaaaaaatgaaatgaataaaaatataatgaaatgaataaaatgaatttGTTACCAAAACCATTAATTCCTGTGCAGCAGAATATCTATcagtcacatttataaggttttgGACCTTTTGTCATATGTTACGATAGGTGAGACCTAACTTCTGTCTTGTATACACATTTTCCACACATTTGTCGTAGTGTTTCTCATATGTTAGTTCAACTGCAAATTCCCTCATGTTGGTCATCCCCATCTGTCCTGTACGGACCTAGTTATGTAGTTGTTATGGTCTCATTAGTTAGGTTAACTATATTCATCTCTGTACGTTTCCTCGCTTAGAACGTCCTGAGGTCGTCTTGTGACTCTTGTGTCCTCCTTCTCCTCTTTGATTTTTGTCTTGTTCCATTGGGTGCTGCTATACGTTTCCTGGTTCTCGCTGTACGTAGCCTGGTCCTTACCCAAATTTTCCTGGGATAGCTCGTCCTCTAGTCCGCCCTGCTGACATCCTGTGTATTTTGTCTCCTCGTCTTTGATGTGCGTCTTGTTCATAGTCTGTTCCGTTTCAAGGTCTGCAATAGGAGGTCCACATGTAAACTCGTCCATCCctagatcaatcaatcaatcaatcaatcaatcatacttattgcacaacaattgtacgggtacaatgtaaggcgaGTTTaggtgtaatacatgtacagaacatcaagACTAATATCTACATAGTTGCATATAGCATATACGTAACAATCATGGTAAAGGGTTCTATGCAACAAATGACTAATCGCTTTGCCACTTAGAGGCCAGAATTAAAAATCGGCAATAGTTACTCAATGAACACAAGCTAGTGTACAACATAAACACCCAGCTTCAGATGTTATTGAAAATCAAATCTTACAGTTCTTGTTAAACTTAAACACGTTAAACTATTTCTGTGCTACAGAATTATGAATTGTTCCAATTTATAAGGCTTCTCACCtgcatgttttctcatatgtcgaGATAGGTTAGCCTTATCTGcagtcctgtacccgcactccgcacacatgtaaggtttctcaccggtgtgtttagccatatgtTGGCTTAGATGATGCTTTCGCGCAGCGGAATAGTCacagtggtcacacttgtagggtttatcacccgTATGTGTTCTTCTATGTTGGGACAAGTTCCAACGGTTAGCAGTTTTGTATCCGCagtcctcacacatgtagggtttctcgtcGTTGTGCTTTACCATGATGTGTTCGTCTAAGTGGCccttctgtgcagcagaatagtcacact
The sequence above is drawn from the Branchiostoma floridae strain S238N-H82 chromosome 17, Bfl_VNyyK, whole genome shotgun sequence genome and encodes:
- the LOC118404802 gene encoding zinc finger protein 845-like, which translates into the protein METDNMGEQTTDTPWQQDEEKDVPIDETSGVNCSGSDEVLPQEPVQSHTVQVEIHVAKHTYICWKCGYRAEQRDVMFEHMKKHVGDKNHKCDQCDYFATQKGHLEKHVMLKHTGEKPFMCGECGYRTAVRSHLSRHMKNHTDTGVKPFKCDRCDYSAAQKRHLKEHVKTKHTGEKAYMCDECGYRAAYSSALARHMRTHTGERPYKCDQCDYSATRKCHLDEHIMVKHTGERPYMCEDCGYRAVNSRTLFKHRRKHTGEKPYMCDECGYRTSNRYSLSQHMRTHTGVKPFKCDRCDYSTAQKCHLSEHMKTKHTGEKAYMCTECGYRTSHSSSFSRHMRTHTGEKPYKCDLCNYSAAQKCPLDQHIMVKHTGERPYKCDQCDYSAAQKGTLDQHIMVNHTGERPYKCDQCDYSATKKGTVDTHIMAKHTGEKPYMCEECGFRTAIRYNLSQHMRTHTGVKPFKCDHCDYSTAQKCHLSEHIKTKHTGERAYMCDECGYRTSHSSSFSRHMRTHTGEKPYKCDLCDYSAAQKYPLDQHIMVKHTGERPYKCDQCDYSAAQKGTLDQHIMVNHTGERPYKCDQCDYSATKKGTLDTHIMVKHTGEKPYMCDECGFRTAIRYNLSQHMRTHTGVKPFKCDRCDYSTAQKGNLNIHVKTKHTGEKAYMCTECGYRTGHNANLSRHMRTHTGEKPFKCDQCDYSAARKGTLDQHIKTKHWLETLHV